A region of the Vigna unguiculata cultivar IT97K-499-35 chromosome 9, ASM411807v1, whole genome shotgun sequence genome:
gtacaACAATACACCATCAAAACAATATACCTTGAAAATGTCCGTTCTAAAACATTTGGTAATCAAATATATTACTAtcatatttatttgatataaaagaaacaaagtaattttgaaaaaaaaatcaaatgtttaagttaaaataaaaataaattacttactaattattaaatttatcaatcAGGTCACctagtttaataattttattatttaaaaatttatattttaataactttataatttataattttatagttggaaattttataattgtataataagCAGTTgatgtttttttgtttagtagataaaaaaaaaaaagagtggagGAAGAAGGAGTGGGCTTGGGAGAAGGCAAAACATTAAAATTGggtttgagaaaaaaatgtggACTGGCCCAAGTCAGAATCGGAAAATAGAAGTAAAAGCAACGAAGAAGATCGGCGATTGCAGAAGAAAGcacacagaaaacacaaaaggGTAACGGAGGCATAAGCTTAGGAATAACGCACCCAACACAAAATAAGGGCACGGATCAATGACATggcaataaatttaaattcccGCCTAAACCCCTGGTCCCTTTGATTTTCATTTCGTTtgcaattgaatttcaatttctgAATGAGCTTAATATCTCCCCGCATTTGTGCCTAGCCTTATGTCATAGTATATCATATCATTTCCttatctttctctctcttcttctctccACCCAAACCCTAACTCCCAACCCTATTCCCCTCTCTCCGTACGTAATcccttcaatttttttctatttttcatcattttttcatCGTTTTCATCGATCTTCTGTGACTTCAAGCCAATCAAACTAACCCCGTTGTGTTACTGCAGCATCTGCCATGAAAGGAGGCAAGTCAAAAACCGAATCTAAGAGAGGCGATGCCAAGtaagttttctttgtttttttatattcagTTGTTTATATCTCCTACGATTTGGCGTTTCCTGCAGTTAAACATACGACAACGTTATGGTTTACAACTTTCTGGATCTCAGATCTGAGATCTCTGTTATTATATGTTCCTTATGTTATTTTGATGTTATTATGTGTTCGttgtgttattttgattttggattTCATCGATTTTGTTTGGAATTTCAGACTTGCTGTGAATAAGAAGGGTGCGCCAGCCAAGGCCAGGAAACCAGCAGGCAAGGGCAAGGCTGCGAAAGACCCTAACAAGCCAAAGAGGCCTCCCAGTGCTTTCTTTGTTTTCATGTAATTTTAACTACTTTGTTTTGTTCTTCACAATCCTTTAAATTTTCATGCTATATGTGTTTCTTTTTGTGGGATATTGTTAGCCGTCTAAATTTGTTTAGTTGTCAAATGAAAAATTACATGTTTAtctttatttgatatttttatttgtttgctGTGGATTTTGTATTGGttaaatataaagatgaaaaatcaCGAATGATGATTATATTATATCCTGGATATGCAGCTTGAAGGCTTGATATATTTATCTGGtgcattttcttttatcatgaTGATGTTGTTGTATACTTGCTTTGTTACttgtttcttataattttttatcattaaaggGAGGAGTTTAGGAAACAATTTAACAAAGAACATCCTGACAACAAAGCCGTGTCTGCTGTAAGTTACTTTTGTTGTTATAATCATGTGTTTACGTATAGAAACCTATTTATCTTTCAGTAGCAGTAGTCTGACTTTAATTAAACATTCCAGGTGGGAAAAGCTGCTGGAGCAAAATGGAAGTCTATGTCTGATGCTGTATGTAGTCAACTGTTTCTtgatcataaattataaattaagattTGTTTGAACATTTTATTGAAATGTTGGGTGATTGTTCAGGAAAAAGCACCATATGTGGCAAAGTCTGAGAAACGAAAGGTGGAGTACGAGAAAAGCATGAGAGCCTACAACAAGAAACAGGTTGATGTATATATggatatgttttttattataggAATACCTAGTAGGTGGCATGATTCATTTgatgtgttttttattgttCTCATGTGCTTTTGTTTTGGCTGGTTGTTGTCAGGCGGAAGGTCCTACTGGTGGAGATGAAGAAGAGTCTGAGAAGTCAGTATCCGAGgtgaatgatgatgatgatgatgatgagggCAGTGCCGAGGTCCTTTTTTATACTCTTTCCACCTTTGTCCTATGGGTTATGGTATTTATATGAGTTGTATTTACTTGGTGTTATTTTTTCATGCAGGAGGAAGATGATGACTAGAAAGTGGACTGATAACCATTTATGTAGGTTTTGATGATTTGGATCATCTTTTGTAGGTGGTCTGGTCATTTCCTGATAAACAAACATGTTTCTTGCTTCCAGAAAATATTTCTCTGCTCCCTCCGTAAATTTGTTTTGTCTGTCCAAAACGTGAATAGTTGAAAGATGGGAGATCTTTATTTGTATTTCTAAATCCAACTGTTTAGTTAAGGGGTGTTTATCTTTTGTAGAGCTTTTTAGTTTGATTTAGTTTTCTTGTTGAAATCTCGTTAAGTttgtatgaatataattggCTTATCATCCCATTTCTGCTGTATATATACACGTATGCTATGATGCGTCACACCTTAATTAATTCTGCTGTGATGTGtgtatgtttatttgtttttgattgTATTTTATGCTTGATTTTATCTTGGTGTTGTGTTCTGCTGTACACTTTGTGTGGGGGGGGAATGCGACTATATTcctgatgttttttttttccaatcgAAGTTAATCTGTGTTAACAACAGTGTGTTTTGCTAATAACGTTGAATTATAATCAGCATTATTTTTGTCATAATGTGTGACAATCTTAAAACCTTTCCTCAAAATGCAGTTGATAggacttaattaaaatttctgaATCCTTGAGGTTCTTTATAATGCAATCAGTTCACATGTATGACATATTCTGATGTGTTGTACGTTTGAAAGTATTAAGTACTGTAGTTTCCTGAGTAtttaacttttgatgttattgAATACGTACCAGTTGcatgatttttattattgtccTCAAATTAGGATGTTCTTTTTGCAAGCAACCGATTCTTGGTTGATGAATGAGTTGAATGACAATGTCTTAAGTTAGTTTGAAGGTAATGTGCTATCATTTTTCCTGTCGTGTAATGCATAATATAGCATGGTTATTCTGATGCTGTTTTACATGCAAAATGTCGATTAGTTGTGCTTTGTCGTAAGATGGTATATTTTAaggattgttttttttttatattgttttttgtacccaattatgttttataataaaaattatgaaagtgaaaatttgaaattatagtAGTGTTTTAAAACAATCTTTTAAGTGATTTGCATATTAGAAACAGTTCGGTGgacttttttatttgatattggAGGTTAGATTTTTGGATTTGGTTTGCATAATTGACTGTTATCAGAcatgtaaaagtaaaattttaaaaatgtaatatgaCCGTTGTATAGCAATACCGTTGTTATAAAACaatgattttaattcaaatgaTTTGTAGACATGATTTTGTACTGTGACATTGTCACATTGTGACACGTAaaagtacaattttattaaaacatgtAATATGACCGTTGTATATggaaaaagttattaaaaatgttcaatAATAGGTTGTGGTTATAATGATGAATATATTATATGGCTATTTAAAAATGCgataaatttcaaacaatatTGTCATTGAAACATCGAAAATTAAAGATTTTGTATATGGTCTTACTAAACAGTGTTTGTTAATATAAGTAAATTGTTTTATTGCCTTTACTGATACggtgaattttttattattgaattgtGTCGGTGCAAATTCTTTGggtttttatgaatttaattatgtgtatattatattgaaattaaattatattgtaatattttgttaatattgaAGAAGTAATGTAAAATTGTTagtaaataattgaatttgttataatctctaaaaaaattgttaaatgatTTTGTAGTGAAATTTGGGTATATTTTAACCGTAAGATGATTTCACTTTTCTCtctaataaagtaataataatgagaAGTTGTATAACATCccgttttcataatttttatattattaaacaaaatattaaattttaataatttagaagtagatgataaaaaaaaaataggctaACGATACAGTCATcctcaaaataattatatatatactgtCTATACAACATCTATGAGGAATAACAGATTACAACTATTGGAAACGCCCGAAACCCACTCAACTCCTGTCAAGGGGTTTATCCTCACCTATTGCAAAAGTAGAAGACACATAGAACACACAACatgcaagaagggtaagctaacttgaacCAAGAATAAATCATGCAATTTTGATAGTTAGGCATTAATCAGAGTTAATCACACAGTGTTTAGAAATCATCCAATTTCATCACAACCATAACACCATATCACCATtttagactcgatatccggattatgtaagtgacATTGGAGCTCTCAGTGGCTTGCACTTGTAAcagttcccaaactctgcagagttttaggcacaaggggtattcacccaaccactcccaaggtaagccCCTTCACATCTATGacggatcgggtccatagactaggacctcctccTACTCCCCTGACATAATCTattatactctatatgagtcttaatggttattaggagcgtcaggatgccacTGATATGAGTCCTCGTGTCCTTACATTTACAAAACCACCttccttagaatttcccttgaaatcctaactccAACATACTATCATAAAGGCCAATTTCACACTCAATTCCATCACACTGACTATTATGCATAAGGATCACATACCAGACTCGCCATTATCACATGAATCTAATTAATACAACATCATTTaatcaaaaacaaagaaagagcTCAACTTCTGCAGgaaatctcgcttaggctagagggtctcgcctaagctagagagttgtcttgcttaggcgagctACTCTCTCCTGGGCGAGACCTCTTACAATGGCAAATTAAAAATCATGGGCGAACTCTCCCTCAGGCTAAACtggctcgcctagacgagaagttatctcgcttaggcgactccagatcgcctaggcgagacttcacGCAGTGACAGAGGCAAttttctggtattttcgcttaggcgagagctgctcgcctgggcgaaacTACCAGGAAATCTCATCTGTTCTTCACATGCAGACTCGCTCAAAATCATCCAACACTCAATTTCACATACAGGCAGTTTCAAACACGAATTAAACACATAATCAAGCAATTTAATCACTCATGAACACATTTCACACGAAAATTGGGCGAAAAgtcagcttcccttacctttttgccAAGGATTCAATTTGGTGGAATCAAGCAAATTACGAGAGAGCAGAATTTACAGTTTAACCTAGGAGAATCCATCACCACGACATGGAGAAGGAAGAATTACACGGTCAGAATCAAAATGCAGAGGTTAACTAGTGAATTCTGGTTGGAATTGAATCAAAGTGAAGATGGAACCTACCTAGGAGAATGAAAGCCGAGAGAGGAAGCTGCTAGGGGTCCTGTTGAGCTGGTCCTTCCTGAATCTGAGCACGCAAGAGACAAACAATGAGATAGCAGAACTTGAGAAGAGAGGTTGGAAAAGAGAGTTTGGGCAGCAGAGAAGATGAGAAAAGTGAGAAAGATGGGTACAATGGCTTTTATTTCTAATAGAGAGAAAGTGAAAAAGGGGTATTACAGAAGGTGTATAGGGATTATTTTCTTTGGAAATTTATTccgatttaattttaaaatttaattttatcaaatggttaaaatatttctaatgtttaatatattttattttatttttatatcactttttatttgtttatcatttaattatttattaatttgaaatctataattatattataacgTGATAAATATGCATTTTATAACCTTCTgatgtaataaatgttttatatcACTGGCGGTGATTTCAGATcttgaattgaaaataaaaatgaggtGGTGGTGATTTCAGATTtggaattgaaaataaaaagaaatgagGAGTATTATTATGCttacatatatattttcttacagTTGACAAAGAAATAACCAGGAAAGTATTAGTACTAAATGAGGTGTATTATTatgcttaaatatattttcttatagttgacaaagaaataacaagaacttattagtattattttatttatcggtggtgtttgaaaaataatatacagTGTTTTTGTCATGTTAAAGATTAATCTATATTGAGGATTCCTTTTTGgtgtcatttttttcttttatttttaagttatcatttaattcaaatttaactaATTCTTTAAatctactattttttaataatgtaattatttttttataaaattgtactgttcttttaaattaaaaattatctaataataaataaattatttataattgagttttataaaatatttatatttattttaataactataattttattaatttttattgtaaaaaaaagtaaataatcaTGCACCAGCACGTGTGCTTATAGTTAACATAAAATATGCACATCAAATATTATGGATGTCTTTCTATATAGTTAGGTTTATATTTACTAAAGTTAGATACCAAATGAGCAATACAATCtataatagtaaaatttcattttactcataaatacgaaaaaaaaaattataaatcaataaCTATGTTAAAGTAGTTTAAAACAGTTGGttaatttaatgataataatttactataaaatgtttaaattcttAAGAAAAATGTGATTGCATAATTCATCacattttctttctatttcttcCTTTCACCCCATCTATCTCAAAATATGTTGAATATCTAAATTTTTGCTTTACTTTTAACATGTATCAGACAAAAAATTCATAACCAGTTGAATGAGAAATTGGTGTAGGCCATTTTCACATATTGTAACAGACAAAACGTTCATAACACAGTTCTTTATTGCATGTAgacacatttaattaaaatgtgatAGGTTGTTTCAGTGATCATGTTGAAGAAAAGGATAATCTGTATATCCAACTACAGGATCACTGGTGTAAAAAGTGCTTCTATCAGGCTTGTTCAATTCAGCATCAACCTCAAATCTCATAGGTAGATCTGGATTAGCCAAAAACAAGCGTCCATAAGCCACCAAATCGGCACCACCGTCTGCAACCACTTTGTTTCCACCACTCCGACTGTAACCTCCAGCCACAATAAAGGTTCCACCAAAGGCCTTTCTAATAGGCAACAATGACACATTGGTCTCACACTTCTCAAACATTGTAACCATTCTGGGTTCAATGACATGACAATAAAGAATGTCCAATTTTCTTAAGGATTGAGCCATGTAAATCCCAAGTGCTTGAGGATCAGAGTCTTTGCAATCACAGTAGTTAGCAAAAGGGGAGAGTCTAACACCAACTTTCTCTGATCCAATCTCATCAATTATTGCCTTCACGACCATCAATGGAAATCGACATCGATTCTCTAAACTACCTCCGAATTCATCATCTCTGTCGTTCACATGGTCTTTCAGGAACTGATCAAGTAAGTATCCATTGGCTCCATGTATCTCCACTCCATCAAAGCCTGAATAAATTTATCAGTTTTCACACATTATCTCATTAATCAGTGTGCATGCAAATAATGGGAAGATACCTTTTGAATGAAAAACTAagagtagaagaagaagaaactgTTAAGTAAAAAGGTTGGTACCAGCTTCTATAGCATTTTTTGCTGCCATTCTAAAGTCATCGACAATTGTAGGTATTTCATCTGTTCTGAGACGATGTGGAGAGGGGTATTTGGTGCTGCTACCTTCAATGGCCTTGTTTGTGCTTGAAATTGGGGGTTTTCCATTTGGCTGATACACTGTTCACTATACACAATCAGTGTTTATGACATCATTTTCCCAATGCACAGAAAAAAAGTTAAGTGTGCTTCCATCATTAGTGTCAAGGttgaaaatgaaatgaaagttcACTGAGACTCCATGATGTATTATAGCATTGTGAAGTAAATGTTTAGCACTTTGCAGAGCcataagtaaataaatacaaaagacAAATACCATAGTTGGAGACTCTTCCAGCATGCCAAAGCTGGCAAAAGAATATACCCCCTTTCTCGTGAACAGCTCTCACAATTGGTTTCCATGCTTCCACTTGGTCTCTTGTCCAAATGCCTGGTGTGTTTGGGTACCTTTCACAAGGAAAAAAATGTAACGGTgtggaacagaatgtccaaaAAATTTCACTAGGATAGATCTAATAGCGGGTAAAATAGGATGTATAAGTGtgttttaagtctaactcattcTCACCGACTTCTAAAGTGAGGATTGTAAcacacttatatactatgaattgatcttatctctaatcaatgtgagacttccaacgaGATATCTAGTTTATGATATTATTGGGAATCACTAATTCCGTAGAGTAAAATAcagaaaaaatgcagaaaaaatGAAGATTTGATTACCCTTGTGCAGTTTCTGACACCCCTGAGGCTTCTCCAATCAAGAGTCCACCCTTTGTTGTTCGTTGAGAATAGTAGAGAGCAGCATGAGGCTGAGCAACGAAGTTGTAAGATCTTGTTCTTGTTAATGGCGCCAGAACAATCCTGCACCATGGAACACACAAATCAAAACTACAGATACACAGAAACGATACATGTGGTGAAGGTAAGAATGATGCTAATTTACCTGTGAGAAAGATTGAATTTTCCCATCTTGAATGGGGTGAGAAGGGGTATCACTTcctcttccttct
Encoded here:
- the LOC114163825 gene encoding HMG1/2-like protein; the protein is MKGGKSKTESKRGDAKLAVNKKGAPAKARKPAGKGKAAKDPNKPKRPPSAFFVFMEEFRKQFNKEHPDNKAVSAVGKAAGAKWKSMSDAEKAPYVAKSEKRKVEYEKSMRAYNKKQAEGPTGGDEEESEKSVSEVNDDDDDDEGSAEEEDDD
- the LOC114162438 gene encoding putative 12-oxophytodienoate reductase 11; the protein is MNNTMVEEEEKEKEEEVIPLLTPFKMGKFNLSHRIVLAPLTRTRSYNFVAQPHAALYYSQRTTKGGLLIGEASGVSETAQGYPNTPGIWTRDQVEAWKPIVRAVHEKGGIFFCQLWHAGRVSNYVYQPNGKPPISSTNKAIEGSSTKYPSPHRLRTDEIPTIVDDFRMAAKNAIEAGFDGVEIHGANGYLLDQFLKDHVNDRDDEFGGSLENRCRFPLMVVKAIIDEIGSEKVGVRLSPFANYCDCKDSDPQALGIYMAQSLRKLDILYCHVIEPRMVTMFEKCETNVSLLPIRKAFGGTFIVAGGYSRSGGNKVVADGGADLVAYGRLFLANPDLPMRFEVDAELNKPDRSTFYTSDPVVGYTDYPFLQHDH